The Thermodesulfobacteriota bacterium nucleotide sequence CGAGCTCGCCACCTCGGCGGTGGCCGCGTGGCGGAGGAACGCCGACATCGCCGTGGGCAACGTGGTGGGCTCCAACATCTTCAACGTCTTCTTCATTCTGGGGGCCAGCGCCGTCATCCGGCCGCTCCCCTTCGCCCCGGAGCGGTCCGCGGACGTGGCCGTTACCGTCGCGGCGAGCCTCCTCCTCTTTCTCGCCGCATTCACGGGCCGCCGCCACCGACTCGACCGGTGGGAGGCAGGCGTCTTTCTCTCCTGCTACGCCGGGTACCTCGGGTATCTGGCCGTCCGGGGATGAGCTGGGCCGTGGCGACCGAGCGCGAGCCGGTAACGGGGCGCAGGTGGGTGTGGGGGGCGGTGGCCCTTTTGGTGCTCGCCGCCGACTACGCGACCGGTCCTCGGATCCACTTCCCCATCCTCTACGTCTTGCCGGTCGCCCTGGCCGCCCGCGGCGGCAGCCGCACAGCCGGGCTCTTGCTCGCGGCGGCGATGCCGCTGGCGCGGCTGGCGTTTCTCGGTCCCTGGGGCGTGCCGTGGCGGGCTGGAGAGGAGGCGGCCAACGCGGCTGTGACCTTCCTCGTGCTGGGAGGCTTCGCGTACCTCGCCCACGCCAACGCGCTGCAGACCCGGGCCCTCAGGCGGGAGGTCAAGGTGCTGCGCGGGCTCTTGCCGATCTGCTCGTTCTGCAAGAAGATCCGGGACGGCGAGGGCGCCTGGCAGCCCCTGGAACGCTTCATCGGCGAGCGCTCCGAGGCCGAGTTCACCCACGGCGTGTGCCCGGAGTGCATCGAGGAGCACTACGGGCAGCACCTGCGAAGCGGCCGCGCCCGAGACCCGAAGGGGCGTGCGCAAGATCCGTAGGCGTGCCCACGCCGCCCGCGGACGCCCCTCGCCCCTACCCTCTTCCACGGGGGGAGAGGGTGGAGACGGTGCGTCATCCCCTGTCCCCTGGCCCGATCGAAATCGATATCGCTATCGGTATCGCTGTCGCTGTCGCTATCGGTACCGGGGTCGATTCCGATACCGATACCGATTTGGATGTGAGAGGGGCGGGTGTGGGCGCGTGTTCTGCTTCGTCCTGTGCCCCTCGAAGCTGGCGAGTCTTCCCCGATTGTCGGTCGCCTATGGTGGGTGGGGGGGGGCTAGCCGCCGGGGCGGGGCAGAGCGGGGCGAAAGAGGATGTCCACGGCGTTTCGCACGTACTGCTCGCCGGTGAGGCCCCGGACGGTCTCGGGGGGGAAGGGGGCGGCTTCCCCGAGCCGCTCCGCGAGCTCGGCGAACAGGGCGACCCGGACGGAGGGCTCCAGGCCGTCGCGGCGCAGGAGAGCTCGCAGCGCAAGGGCCGCCAGGGCGGGGTCGGCGTTCTGGCGCAGCCGGGCGGCCAGGTGGGGGTGATCCCGGAAGGAGTTGTACCGCTGGCCCACCGCCTGGTCCAGGTCGGGCTCGGCCACGGGGGGCTGGCGCACCACCGCGGTGCCGGCCGCCAGATCCCCCAGCCGTTGCGCCCGGCGGCTCAGCAGGCAAGCGGCTCCCCCCAGCAGGTAGTAGGCGGGGAACATGTCCAGGGGGCGCAGGAGGTTTCGCGCGGCGATCTGGCTGAAGCGCACCCGAAGCCCCTCCTGGTCCACCACCCGCAGGTGGAACAGGCGCTTCCCCACGGTCTGCCCCCGCCACGTCCACTCCAGGGCCATGCCGTAGCCCAGGGAGAGGGCGAAGTAGGCCAGGATTGCCGCAGCCCCGGCCAGATCGGGGCTGGCGAGCCCGAGCAGTGCCAGGGCGGCGCCCACCGCGCCCGACGCCACCGAGATGCACCCAAAATCCACCGCCCAGGCCAGACACCGGGCCGCGGGGCTCGCCAGGGGCAGGGAGAAGGTGACCCCTTCGGGGGTGCGCACGGTGAGGGCGCCGGCGCGGCTCA carries:
- a CDS encoding sodium:calcium antiporter, yielding ACAPPSGRAWLRVIGGLALLVVGGRAVVAGAVELAAHWGLSEALIALTIVSAGTSLPELATSAVAAWRRNADIAVGNVVGSNIFNVFFILGASAVIRPLPFAPERSADVAVTVAASLLLFLAAFTGRRHRLDRWEAGVFLSCYAGYLGYLAVRG
- a CDS encoding RDD family protein, translated to MSRAGALTVRTPEGVTFSLPLASPAARCLAWAVDFGCISVASGAVGAALALLGLASPDLAGAAAILAYFALSLGYGMALEWTWRGQTVGKRLFHLRVVDQEGLRVRFSQIAARNLLRPLDMFPAYYLLGGAACLLSRRAQRLGDLAAGTAVVRQPPVAEPDLDQAVGQRYNSFRDHPHLAARLRQNADPALAALALRALLRRDGLEPSVRVALFAELAERLGEAAPFPPETVRGLTGEQYVRNAVDILFRPALPRPGG